The region CCAGCGCGTCCACGGCGCGTGTCCCGTACGACGAGGTCTCGTAGAAGGCGTCGAAGTCGACCTCGCCACGCCCGCCGCCGCGCGCCGCGAACCGTTCGCCGTGCAGCGGGGCGAGGCCCGCGAGGGCGGCGAAACAGACCCGCAGACGGGGGTGACGGGCGCGGCCGAAGGCGCGGAAGGCGAACCAGGACGCGTGCATCTGGTGGACGTACGGGACCAGCGCGGGCCACCAGGGCGGGGTGCCGGGGGTGGGCGGGGCCGTGCCCGGGTGGACGAACAGCGGCTTGTCGTGGCGGGTGAGGACGTCGAGGAGGGGCGCGCAGAAGTCCCAGCCGGCCGCGTCCAGCAGGGCGGTGGCGGGGAGCTGGAGACCCGCGCAGCCCCGGCGGAGTTCGCGCTCGACCGCGTCCGGGTCTGTGTCCGGTTCCGACAGGCAGGCCGAGGCCCAGACGCCGAAGGGGGCCGGGAGCGCGAGGGCGCCGTCGTGGAAGGCGGCGAGCAGCGGGGCGGCCTCGGCGGACGGCAGGTGTTCGATGCCGAGCGGGCTGGAGAGGGAGATCAGGGCCAGGTCCAGACCGTCGGCGTGGGCGAGCGCGGTGCGGGCCGTGACGTCGTGATCGGTCGGGTCGACCGCGTACGGCGGCTCGCCCGCCAGGTGCAGGGTCCAGCCGTCGAGGTACGGCGGTGCGGTGCGGGCGCGCAGCAGCTCGACGAAGGCGGGCGGCCAGATGTGCTGGTGGACGTCGGTGGGCACGCGGCGGTCCTCGCTGGGTGTACTGAGGTTAAGCGCTTCACTGATGCGATTAACTTAAGCGGTTAACAAGGAGGCGTCAAGCGTGCGGACAGGGCGGGGGCGGGGTGTGGGTGGGGGTGGCGGCGGGGTGCGGGTGGTGTGCGGGCGGGGGTCGGCCGGAGGATCGGCCAGGGGCCGGACGGGCCGTGCGCCCACAATGTGGACGCGTCCCGGTAGGCTTCCCGGCATGGCCAGGCCCAATAAGCGCACCACCCTCCGGGAGGTGGCCGAGGCCACGGGCCTCTCCACCGCCGCCGTCTCCTACGCCCTGCGTGGCAAGCATGTCTCGAAGGAGACCGAGGAACGGGTGCGCAAGGCCGCCGCCGACCTCGGCTATGAGGCCGACCCCATCGCCCGCGCCCTCGCCAGCGGTCGCACCAGCATGGTCGGTGTGCTCGCGGGCGACCTCCAGGACCTCTGGCAGCAGCAGCTGATGGCCGCCATCGGCCGTGAGCTGCTGGCCGGCGACCGCTACGCGCTGATCCTCGACGCGGGCGGTGACCCCGACCGTGAGCTGAAGCTCGCCAAGCAGCTGCGCGACCAGCGTGTCGACGCGCTGCTGGTGTCGCCGGTGAACCCCTCGGCCGAGGGGTGGGCGGCGATCGCCGAGGCGTTGCCGGTGGTGGCCGTCGGGGACTCGCTCAGCACGGCCCGTACCGCCGGGCAGGTCATCTTCGACAACCGGGCCGGCATCGACTCCGTCCTGGAATATCTGCACGGGCTCGGCCACCGCCGGGTGACCGTGCTGACCCCGACCCGGCCGAGCACGCCGGACCGGCCCGCCGACGTGTACGTCCGCGAGGCCGCCGAACGGCTCGGGCTGCGTGCCGAACTGGTCCCCTGCCCGCAGGAGTTGGGCGAGGCCACGGTCGTCGCCCGACGCCTTCTGGACGGGCCACGGCCCGCGACCGCCGTCTTCTGCTTCTCCGACTCACTGGCGTACGGGGTGTACGCCGCCGCCGCCGAGGCCTCGCTCTCCGTCGGCCGGGACGTCTCCGTGGTCGGCTTCGATGACCACCCCGTGTCCCGGGTCCTCACCCCGCCGCTGACCACGGTGGACTGGGGCCTCCCGGAGATCGCCGCGGAGGCCGCACGCCTGACCGTCGCGGCGATCGAGGGGAAACGGGTCCGGAAGAAGCGGATCCTGTGCGCGCCGAGGATGAGCGAACGGGGCTCAGCGGTCCGGGTGTAGCCCCACAAGGGTTTCGCCCCCGCCGCCCCTACCCGTCCCATCCCTACCTGGGGGCTCCGCCCCCAGCCCCCCGTATCGGCCTGAACGGCCTCGCCCCCTCGCACGCCGGCCGGCCTGAGGCTGTCAGGGGCGCGGGGAACTGCGCGATCAGCCCGCGCCCACCCGCAGTCGAAGGACCAGCGACCGGGTCCGGGGCGGAGCCCCAGGGGAGGGATTCAGGCCAGCTTCTTGGTCTTCAGCCATGCGTTGGCGACCGCGTCCGGGTCCTTCTTCTCCTTGTCCACCAGGCGGTTGAGCTTGGTCAGTTCCTCGGAGGTGAGGGCGTTGCCGAGGGTGGCCAGGGCCTTGCGGACCTTCGCGTCGGCCTTGCGGGAGGCGATGAGGGGGACGATGTGCTGGGAGGGGATCAGGTTGAGGGGGTCGGTGAGGACGACCCAGCCGTTCTCGATGACGTCCACGTCCGTGGTGAAGACGTTGGCGACGTCGATGTCGCCCTTCTTCAGGGCGCCCTTGACCAACGGGCCGGAGGAGTCGAGGGACTTGAACTCCTTGAACTCCACCCCGTAGCGGTCCTTGAGGCCCACCACGCCGACGACCCGCTTCTTCATCTCGGCGGCGGCACCCAGGACGAGTTTGCCGTTGGCCTTGCGCAGGTCGGCGAGGGAGGTCAGGCCGTACTTGGCCGCCGTCTCCTTGGTGACGGCGAAGCTGTCGCGGTCCTCGGCCGCCGCGTAGGGGAGGACTTCGAGGCCGCCGGGGAGCACGGTCGTCAGCGTGTTCTGCATCGCGCCGGCCTCGGTGTCCGTGGCCTTCGCGTCCAGGTACAGGAGCAGGCTGCCCTGGTACTCGGGGAGGAGGTCGATGTCGCCGCCCTCCAGCGCGGGCACGACGATCTCGCGCGAGCCGAGGTTGGGGCGGACCTTCGTCTTGATGCCCGCGGCTCCCAGGACACCCGCGTAGAGGTAGCCGAGGATCTGGTTCTCGGTGAAGTTGGCGGTGCCGATGGTCACGCCGCCGGCGCTGGATCCGGATCCGCCGCCGCTGCCGCCGCCGGAACCGTCCAGCGAGGTGATGCCGCTGCTGCAGGCGGCCAGGGCGGGGACGGAGGCCGCGGCGAAGAGGCCGCCGAGCAGAGTCCTACGGTTCATGGTTCTTCGGCTCCTCAGTGGGCGGCGGTACGGCGGTGACGGAACAGGTAGCGCTGGAGTCCGGCCAGCGCGAGGTCGAGCACGACGGCGACGATCGCGACCAGTGCCGCTCCGCCGAGGACCTGGACGAGGTCGCGCTGCGCCAGGCCGTCGAAGACGTACCGGCCGAGGCCGCCGAAGCTGACGTACGCGGCGATCGTGGCGGTGGACACCACCTGGATGAGGGAGAGACGCAGGCCCGTCATGATCAGGGGGAGGGCGAGCGGGATCTCGACCTGGAACAGGACCTGGTGGCCGCGCATGCCCTGGCCCCGCGCCGCGTCCTTCACCTCCGGGTCGACGGCGCTCATACCGGCGTAGGTGTTGGTGACGATGGCCGGTACCGCGAGGACGACAAGGGCCACGTACACCGACCACAGGGACAGGCCGCTGACCAGGAAGACCAGGACGACCAGGCCCACGGTCGGCAGCGCGCGGCCGAAGGAGGACAGGTTGATGGCGAGGAACGCGCCCTTGCCGGTGTGACCGATCAGCAGGCCGAGCGGCAGCGCGATCGCGGCCGCGATGAGCGTGGCGAAGAGCGAGTACTCCAGGTGCTCCGCGATGCGGTGCGCGATGCCGTCGGTGCCGGCCCACTGATCGCCGCTG is a window of Streptomyces mirabilis DNA encoding:
- a CDS encoding amidohydrolase yields the protein MPTDVHQHIWPPAFVELLRARTAPPYLDGWTLHLAGEPPYAVDPTDHDVTARTALAHADGLDLALISLSSPLGIEHLPSAEAAPLLAAFHDGALALPAPFGVWASACLSEPDTDPDAVERELRRGCAGLQLPATALLDAAGWDFCAPLLDVLTRHDKPLFVHPGTAPPTPGTPPWWPALVPYVHQMHASWFAFRAFGRARHPRLRVCFAALAGLAPLHGERFAARGGGRGEVDFDAFYETSSYGTRAVDALVRAVGIDVVVSGSDRPYASPTFPDLGAAAAVHALRTANPARLLKGATP
- a CDS encoding LacI family DNA-binding transcriptional regulator — encoded protein: MARPNKRTTLREVAEATGLSTAAVSYALRGKHVSKETEERVRKAAADLGYEADPIARALASGRTSMVGVLAGDLQDLWQQQLMAAIGRELLAGDRYALILDAGGDPDRELKLAKQLRDQRVDALLVSPVNPSAEGWAAIAEALPVVAVGDSLSTARTAGQVIFDNRAGIDSVLEYLHGLGHRRVTVLTPTRPSTPDRPADVYVREAAERLGLRAELVPCPQELGEATVVARRLLDGPRPATAVFCFSDSLAYGVYAAAAEASLSVGRDVSVVGFDDHPVSRVLTPPLTTVDWGLPEIAAEAARLTVAAIEGKRVRKKRILCAPRMSERGSAVRV
- a CDS encoding ABC transporter substrate-binding protein, which translates into the protein MNRRTLLGGLFAAASVPALAACSSGITSLDGSGGGSGGGSGSSAGGVTIGTANFTENQILGYLYAGVLGAAGIKTKVRPNLGSREIVVPALEGGDIDLLPEYQGSLLLYLDAKATDTEAGAMQNTLTTVLPGGLEVLPYAAAEDRDSFAVTKETAAKYGLTSLADLRKANGKLVLGAAAEMKKRVVGVVGLKDRYGVEFKEFKSLDSSGPLVKGALKKGDIDVANVFTTDVDVIENGWVVLTDPLNLIPSQHIVPLIASRKADAKVRKALATLGNALTSEELTKLNRLVDKEKKDPDAVANAWLKTKKLA
- a CDS encoding ABC transporter permease, with the protein product MYELFKNLAKWLVSGDQWAGTDGIAHRIAEHLEYSLFATLIAAAIALPLGLLIGHTGKGAFLAINLSSFGRALPTVGLVVLVFLVSGLSLWSVYVALVVLAVPAIVTNTYAGMSAVDPEVKDAARGQGMRGHQVLFQVEIPLALPLIMTGLRLSLIQVVSTATIAAYVSFGGLGRYVFDGLAQRDLVQVLGGAALVAIVAVVLDLALAGLQRYLFRHRRTAAH